A DNA window from Pseudomonas sp. B21-056 contains the following coding sequences:
- a CDS encoding IclR family transcriptional regulator, producing the protein MSSLSKMLSVLDLFGPQRLKIDPDTIAEHMGLSRATVYRYVKDLCDAGLLSRVDAGSYGLGPRIIELDWMMRQYDPILVAGRELMHQLSEETGLAVFASVFYDGHIINTYIAEPTDTYQFAFGRGQPLPFFRGAQSKVLIAFQKSRRLQRLYDEHMANDPENPYDWASFSKAAKKIRKDGYCLTHDELNQGLTGIAAPIINPGIDEVVGSLSAVGSSQSFKLLRQETVVEMVMDTSRRIAEKMQHPPAPLQR; encoded by the coding sequence ATGAGCAGTCTGAGTAAAATGTTGAGTGTCCTGGACCTGTTCGGCCCGCAACGGCTGAAGATCGACCCCGACACCATTGCCGAGCACATGGGCCTTTCACGGGCGACCGTGTATCGCTACGTCAAGGACCTGTGCGACGCGGGTCTGCTGAGCCGGGTGGACGCCGGCAGCTACGGCCTGGGGCCTCGGATCATCGAGCTGGACTGGATGATGCGGCAGTACGACCCGATCCTCGTAGCCGGTCGCGAGCTGATGCACCAGCTGTCCGAAGAAACCGGCCTGGCGGTGTTCGCCAGCGTTTTCTATGACGGTCACATCATCAACACCTACATTGCCGAGCCCACCGACACCTACCAATTTGCATTCGGTCGCGGCCAACCGCTGCCGTTTTTTCGCGGTGCGCAGTCCAAGGTCCTGATCGCCTTTCAGAAGAGCCGGCGCCTGCAACGCCTGTACGACGAGCACATGGCCAACGACCCGGAAAACCCCTATGACTGGGCAAGCTTTTCCAAAGCGGCGAAGAAGATCCGCAAGGACGGTTACTGCCTGACCCACGACGAACTCAACCAGGGGCTGACCGGTATCGCGGCGCCGATCATCAATCCCGGGATCGACGAGGTGGTGGGCAGCCTTTCTGCGGTCGGCAGCAGCCAAAGCTTCAAGCTGCTGCGCCAGGAAACGGTGGTTGAAATGGTGATGGACACCAGCCGGCGTATCGCCGAAAAAATGCAACACCCACCCGCTCCTCTCCAGCGCTAG